Proteins from a genomic interval of Ciona intestinalis chromosome 9, KH, whole genome shotgun sequence:
- the nr-like gene encoding nuclear receptor isoform X1, which yields MDCAVEFPKKNVQLYGYTSPNIACTTVADESYSRLLNTPLSEPDAEIVENLIRDFSEPQTHFSYSIGSSESGMSEGLGFGYASLTPPSAHQSSEVPYQMSQDYPSPAELVCTAADAITYEEPCSSWVSSCNEPSYSPQTSNECFVTQDESAINRLRDIYSSDRQGQNQQTFDQLHQLCTDSDLGAINYAHGFEGTSSGVCLDTSTQFSGPQFPQNYPVKYEAHVQFEHYPTYVETFSQNPPLDTSACNATWAAPTETFCPFTRRQPTFIDNRPATRPPTEMSHRAPLARQWSHESLGVARYRQVSPTPQSLSHPSIPDSITPGISSWNSPTAGYSGSFTQFPTEKPLNCTIPTPSFQQEQTSRYTSATSSRGKRAKVFYQSNVARTSRGSPSLAQVQPQVHTHPSVSQGTYGGFGEGSCAVCGDKARWQHYGVLACEGCKGFFKRSVQKDARYVCLGNSNCPIDKKTRTHCPYCRYQKCLRVGMIKNVVRTDPHQSRRKAAKTKLVSTPSHHCSNPRPIASTGSQHERVPDAHTRPLAVTQPISVTTTPPVLPTYQLAPSTSELQADTMQSIYDTYMRPNFNNSDDAAK from the exons ATGGACTGCGCTGTGGAATTCCCGAAGAAGAACGTGCAGTTATACGGATATACTTCACCCAACATCGCATGTACTACAGTGGCGGACGAGAGCTATAGTAGGCTCCTGAACACCCCGCTTAGTGAGCCTGATGCGGAGATAGTCGAGAATCTAATCCGCGACTTCTCCGAACCACAAACGCACTTTTCATACTCGATCGGCTCGTCCGAGTCAGGCATGAGCGAAGGTTTAGGGTTTGGTTACGCCTCCCTAACCCCCCCTTCCGCACACCAGAGCTCGGAGGTTCCGTACCAAATGAGTCAAGATTACCCATCACCCGCCGAACTGGTGTGCACAGCAGCAGATGCAATCACCTACGAAGAGCCTTGTTCGTCATGGGTTTCGTCTTGCAACGAACCGAGCTATTCACCTCAAACTTCAAATGAATGCTTCGTCACTCAAGACGAGTCAGCGATAAACAGACTTCGAGACATTTACTCTTCGGACCGACAAGGCCAGAACCAGCAAACATTCGATCAGTTGCACCAACTTTGCACAGACAGCGACTTAGGTGCAATAAACTACGCGCATGGCTTTGAGGGCACAAGCTCCGGTGTATGCCTGGATACATCGACTCAATTTTCCGGTCCGCAGTTCCCACAAAATTACCCAGTAAAATATGAAGCACACGTACAGTTCGAACATTATCCAACCTACGTGGAAACATTTTCTCAGAACCCACCGTTGGATACTTCAGCATGTAATGCAACCTGGGCAGCTCCAACTGAAACATTTTGCCCTTTTACAA GACGCCAGCCTACTTTTATTGACAATCGACCAGCCACTCGGCCGCCGACAGAGATGTCTCATCGCGCTCCACTTGCTCGCCAGTGGTCGCACGAGAGTCTAGGAGTTGCTCGTTATCGACAAGTTTCCCCGACACCTCAATCGTTATCCCACCCCTCTATTCCCGACTCAATAACGCCAGGGATTAGCAGTTGGAATTCACCAACCGCTGGTTATTCGGGTTCATTTACTCAATTTCCGACCGAGAAACCGTTGAATTGTACCATACCAACCCCAAGCTTTCAACAAGAACAGACGTCTCGTTATACCAGCGCTACTTCTTCACGTGGAAAACGAGCAAAGGTGTTTTACCAG AGCAACGTCGCCCGAACATCACGAGGCTCTCCCTCGCTGGCGCAGGTTCAGCCACAAGTACATACACACCCTTCCGTTTCCCAGGGAACCTACGGCGGCTTCGGGGAAGGAAGTTGTGCGGTTTGTGGTGACAAGGCACGTTGGCAACATTATGGGGTCCTTGCTTGCGAGGGTTGCAAAGGATTTTTTAAG CGATCCGTGCAAAAAGATGCGAGGTACGTGTGCCTGGGGAACAGCAACTGCCCGATTGATAAAAAGACAAGAACCCACTGCCCATATTGTCGTTATCAGAAATGCCTCAGAGTGGGAATGATTAAAAACG tGGTCAGAACCGACCCGCACCAAAGCAGACGAAAAGCGGCGAAAACCAAACTCGTCAGCACACCGAGTCACCATTGTTCAAACCCAAGACCCATCGCTTCCACCGGATCCCAACATGAACGAGTGCCTGATGCTCACACCCGACCTCTAGCGGTCACCCAACCAATCTCCGTGACCACTACACCCCCCGTTTTACCCACCTACCAACTAGCACCGTCTACCAGCGAACTGCAAGCTGATACTATGCAATCGATATATGACACTTACATGCGACCCAACTTCAATAACTCTGATGATGCTGCCAAGTGA
- the nr-like gene encoding nuclear receptor (The RefSeq protein has 3 substitutions, 1 non-frameshifting indel compared to this genomic sequence), protein MSRIDFSRQLNAPPSHIGSQDHVSTDSTHSDILASLRAVGGLGNISEDFLGAAVFNGSHENDHQSSSSSSLIGLDDSDTTDLHDSFFDRPISAPVSHQSLFMGHEKLSLEDELFGSPITIQSLSTSGGSMKISSNFDVGQSRPGGKFGNRWHRRAQDVSLAAVVPNSWNTELVSPHQDGSPPDTPGSCTERNLLDRGCLSPDVIESHPAPKLTIVSPPPSPANSTLIQTLESPCGRILDFAVDLKVPKPDVSLFDKDWSENSKRRYFSFDPTNTKPFDYSTNNRPPLIATNSLPMQQTRHSYHTNIPSNQSANSLRRRHDSGNNFSFESLLHSPSPEYLPSHRKLVAKPSYDQEFPSPAGEYSPSTSYNNCTEVSPSLVKSNPNPYFNQTSPNVRYQNSINNKRRRVSLPSAAQNATRFPVLSQRNEVKIEYSALNFKCDFAGFQNQSNVARTSRGSPSLAQVQPQVHTHPSVSQGTYGGFGEGSCAVCGDKARWQHYGVLACEGCKGFFKRSVQKDARYVCLGNSNCPIDKKTRTHCPYCRYQKCLRVGMIKNVVRTDPHQSRRKAAKTKLVSTPSHHCSNPRPIASTGSQHERVPDAHTRPLAVTQPISVTTTPPVLPTYQLAPSTSELQAETMQSIYDTYMRPNFNNSDDAAK, encoded by the exons ATGAGTCGAATTGATTTCTCGAGGCAGTTGAATGCAGCACCGCCAAGCCATATTGGTTCCCAGGACCACGTTTCGACCGACAACACTCACTCTGATATCTTGGCTTCTTTGCGAGCTGTTGGTGGACTTGGTAACATATCGGAAGATTTTTTAGGAGCTGCGGTGTTTAATGGAAGTCATGAAAACGATCATCAATCTTCGTCTTCGTCTTCCTTGATCGGACTGGATGATTCGGACACAACTGATCTTCACGATTCTTTCTTTGATCGACCGATATCTGCCCCTGTTTCACATCAATCACTTTTTATGGGCCATGAAAAGTTATCACTGGAGGACGAACTTTTTGGTTCACCGATCACGATCCAGTCTTTGTCGACTTCAGGGGGAAGCATGAAGATTTCCAGCAACTTTGACGTCGGGCAAAGTAGACCAGGCGGTAAGTTCGGAAACAGATGGCACCGTCGGGCCCAGGATGTTAGCCTGGCAGCCGTGGTACCGAACTCATGGAACACTGAGCTTGTTTCTCCTCATCAAGATGGTTCACCACCAGACACTCCTGGTTCATGTACGGAACGAAATCTGCTCGATCGTGGGTGTCTCTCCCCAGACGTCATCGAGTCTCATCCAGCTCCTAAGCTAACTATCGTGTCACCACCGCCGTCCCCCGCTAACTCCACCTTAATCCAAACCCTTGAATCGCCATGCGGGAGAATTCTCGATTTCGCCGTGGACCTCAAAGTGCCGAAACCCGATGTTTCGCTATTTGATGAAGATTGGAGCGAAAACTCGAAGCGAAGATATTTCTCATTCGATCCCACCAATACCAAACCCTTTGACTACTCGACAAATAACCGACCACCGCTCATCGCAACCAACTCTCTTCCAATGCAGCAAACGAGGCATTCCTACCACACCAACATTCCATCAAACCAGTCCGCAAATTCTTTACGTCGTCGACACGATTCAGGCAACAACTTCAGCTTCGAAAGTTTATTGCATTCTCCGAGTCCGGAATATTTGCCCTCGCATCGCAAGTTGGTCGCCAAGCCAAGCTACGACCAGGAATTTCCCTCTCCAGCTGGAGAATATTCGCCTTCTACCTCATACAATAACTGTACCGAAGTATCACCAAGTCTAGTGAAATCCAACCCCAACCCCTACTTCAACCAAACATCGCCAAACGTTCGTTACCAGAACTCAATCAACAATAAACGCCGGCGCGTTTCCCTTCCTTCAGCCGCGCAAAATGCTACAAGATTTCCAGTCCTTTCGCAACGAAACGAAGTCAAAATAGAATATTCAGCACTTAACTTTAAATGCGACTTCGCCGGTTTTCAAAATCAG AGCAACGTCGCCCGAACATCACGAGGCTCTCCCTCGCTGGCGCAGGTTCAGCCACAAGTACATACACACCCTTCCGTTTCCCAGGGAACCTACGGCGGCTTCGGGGAAGGAAGTTGTGCGGTTTGTGGTGACAAGGCACGTTGGCAACATTATGGGGTCCTTGCTTGCGAGGGTTGCAAAGGATTTTTTAAG CGATCCGTGCAAAAAGATGCGAGGTACGTGTGCCTGGGGAACAGCAACTGCCCGATTGATAAAAAGACAAGAACCCACTGCCCATATTGTCGTTATCAGAAATGCCTCAGAGTGGGAATGATTAAAAACG tGGTCAGAACCGACCCGCACCAAAGCAGACGAAAAGCGGCGAAAACCAAACTCGTCAGCACACCGAGTCACCATTGTTCAAACCCAAGACCCATCGCTTCCACCGGATCCCAACATGAACGAGTGCCTGATGCTCACACCCGACCTCTAGCGGTCACCCAACCAATCTCCGTGACCACTACACCCCCCGTTTTACCCACCTACCAACTAGCACCGTCTACCAGCGAACTGCAAGCTGATACTATGCAATCGATATATGACACTTACATGCGACCCAACTTCAATAACTCTGATGATGCTGCCAAGTGA